TTGGAAAGGTTTGCTGCAAAAAATTCCTGAGGATAGTGAGCTTTCAAATAGGCTGTAATATATGCAAGATAGGCATAGGCAGCAGAGTGAGATTTATTGAAACCGTATTCACCAAAGGCTGCCATTATATTAAATAAAGATTCTGCTTTCTCATAGGGAATCCCGTTTTTTTGAGCACCTTGAATAAACTCTTCTTTAAGACTTGCCATTAATTCTGGAATCTTTTTCCCCATCGCCTTTCTTAAAACATCTGCCTGTCCCATTGTAAAACCTGCAATTTTATTGGCAATTTTCATAACCTGTTCTTGATAAAGAATTACTCCATAAGTTTCATCAAGTATATCTTTTAACTCTGGAAGTTCATATTCAACAGGAACTAACCCCTTTTTTCTCTTAATAAAATCATCAACCATTCCACTGCCAAGAGGACCAGGTCTATATAAGGCAACAAGTGCTATAAGGTCTTCAAATCGCTGGGGCTCCATTCGTTTTAATAGTTCCTTCATACCTCTGCTTTCAAGTTGAAATACACCAGTTGTTTGCCCAGAGGAAAGAAGCCGATAAGTTTCCGAGTCATCAAGAGGAATGTTATTTAAATCTATATCTTTCCCCTGTGCCTTGACATATTTTATTGTGTCATCTATAACAGTTAGAGTTTTTAATCCTAAGAAATCAAATTTAAGAAGTCCTACATCCTCCAGAGCTTTCATATCAAATTGACTTATTACAGTTTCTTCACCAGAATTTTTGTATAAAGGCATTAAGTCTTCAAGAGGCTCTGGAGAGATAACAACTCCAGCAGCGTGTTGGGATGCATGTCTTGCAAGTCCTTCCAGCCTAAGAGCTATATCAATCAGTTCTTTAACTGTCTCATTTTTATTGTAGAGTTCTTTCAATCTTGGTTCTAAATTTAAAGCTTCTTCAAGAGAAGGACATGCAAAAGGTATCATTTTTGCAATTTTATCTACATCAGCATAAGGAATGTTTAATGCCCTTCCAACATCCCTTACCACCGCTCTTGCAGCCATTGTCCCAAAGGTTATAATATGAGCAACTCTGTCTTTCCCATAGTTTTCTGCCACATATTGAATAACCTCTTCTCTCCTATCTTTGCAAAAGTCAACATCAATATCAGGCAAGCTTATTCTTTCTGGATTCAAAAATCTTTCAAAAAGAAGTCCATATTTAATTGGATCTATATCTGTAATTTTTAGTGCGTATGCTACAAGGCTTCCTGCAGCAGAACCTCTGCCCGGTCCTACAGGGATGCTTTTTCTTCTTGCATAGTTTATAAAGTCCCATACAATAAGAAAATAGGAAGCAAAACCCATTTCAGTGATGACTTTAAGTTCTTCTTCAAGTCGCTTTATGTAGTCTTCAGCTACATTACCTTTAAATCTTTCTTTTAATCCTTCTTGAGCAAGTTTTTTTAAGTATTCCTCTGCAGTATATCCCTGAGGCACATTATATTTTGGCAGTTTATGTTCCCCGAGTCTTAACTTAAAATTACATCTTTCAGCAATTTGCAGGGTATTTTTTAAAGCTTCAGGAATTTCTACAAATGCTGAATACATTTCTTCAGGTGATTTGAAATAAAATTCATCGCTTTGAAATTTCAACCTTTTTTCATCTTTTATAGTTTTACCAGTTTGAATACAAAGCAAAATTTCATGCGCTCTTGCATCTGATTTATGAAGATAATGGCAATCATTTGTTGCAACAACGGGTATATCAAATTTTTTTGAGAGTTCTATTAATCCTCTGTTTGCTATTGTCTGTTCAGGTAGACTGTTTGATTGAATTTCAAGGAAAAAATTGTTTCCAAATATATCTTTTAAAGTTTTTGCTGTATTTTCTGCTCTTTCAATATTTTCATAAACTATATTGTAGGGGATTTCTCCCTTAAGACATCCAGAAAGAGCAAGAAGTCCCTTATTATACATACTGAGAAGTTCCATATCAATTCTTGGCTTGTAATAGAATCCTTCAAGATAAGAACGGGTAACAAGTCTTGTAAGATTTTTATATCCCTCTTCATTTTCTACTAAAAGAGTAAGGTGAAAGGATGCTTCTTCAGGCATTCCAGGGTCTTTGTTTATCTTTGTTTTATCAAAGCGGCTTTGAGGAGCGACATAGACTTCGCAGCCTATAATGGGTTTTACTCCTGCTTTATTGGCTTTTTTGAAAAATTCTACAACTCCAAAGAGATTTCCATGATCAGTTATTGCCACAGCAGGCATGTTATATTTTTTTGCCTGTTCAATTAATTCATTAATTTTAATTGCACCATCAAGCAGGCTATATTCTGTATGGATATGAAGATGAACAAACTCTGACATGCTCATATTATGAATGTTAAAATTTTACCTTATGCTAAGTCAATTTGAAGACTGCATCCATAAGAGATTCTGGTTCAGGGCTTATTTTTAAGGCTCTAACCTGTAAAATCTTTTCAATATCACTCATTTTTAAATTATCAATAAACATATCTTCCGAATCTTTCATTGTAACATCAGGGACAAGAACTAAATCTCCTGGTTCAACATAGGAAGCTAAGCCTTTAATTATATCTTCGCCATTTAAGAGTCCAGTTACTGAAACAGTTTCACCAAAAAGATTATTTTTTATAGGATAAACATCAATGGGAATGTTTTTTCCCCTTAGCTTTTCAATAAACTGGATAAGATAAGGATAAAAAGAAGTCCCTGTAAAGGTCACAAATCTTTTTTTAAATTTTGCAGAAGGTATTTTTAGTTTCATTATTTTATTAATAAATAGAGGAACCATACCAACCCCATTTTCAATCTGAGGCAGATCATCATAGATAGTTAAAGGGGGAAACGGTTTTTCAGCTTTAATGTAAAATTCGTCTGCAAGATAAACAAAACTGACTCCGTGTTTTTTCCTAAATCTTTTCTGAAACATTTCAATAATTTTAATTACTTCTTCTGCTTTGTCTTTTGTTACAGGTGTCAGCCCGTTTTTATGATATTTTGTAAGTCCTACTGGAACAATGGCGATTGAAGATACGTAAGGATAAAGTTTATGAAGCTCTATGATTGTTTTTTCAAGTATTTTTCCATCATTTATTCCCGGACACAATACTATCTGTGTATGCATTCTGATTTTAATCTTTGCAAGTTTTTTAAGCTCAAGCATAATAGGTGGAGCTTCATAATTACCTAAAAGAGCATTCCTTATCTCAGGGTCTGTAGCATGAACAGAGATATAAAGAGGACTCAGTCTGAGTTTTTTTATTCTTTCATAGTCTTTTTGTGTAAGATTTGTTAATGTGATATAGTTGCCATAAAGAAAGCTTGCTCTGTAGTCTTCGTCTTTAACATACAAAGATTTTCTCAATCCTTTGGGAAGTTGTTCAACAAAGCAAAATAAACATTTGTTTACACACCTTTTTATCCTGAAAGGTGCTACTTCAATTCCTAAGGGCAATGCATTTTTATGAATATTAAAGCTTAGTTTTCTGCCATCTCTTTCAATTATAAGTTTAATAAATTCTTCATCTCCGTAAAACATTAAATCCAGAGCGTCTTTGACAGGATGCCTGTTTATTGAAATTATCTTATCTCCTGCTTTTATTCCTGCTATATAAGCAGGACTTTGGGGTAATATGGATTCAATTTTAACTCCTTTATTTATCATTTTTTAATCTTATAAGAATGTATTGAAATAACGAAATAATAGCAAGAAAACTTACCAAAAAATATCCAAAATCAGGCATAGAAGGGATAGAAAAGTTTGTTGAAAGAAGAATATAACCAAATATAATTACCTGCGAAGCATTACTTATTTTCCCAAGCATTGTTGGATTTGCTATTTTCTTTTTTCTTAAATACATTTCCAGCCATCCCATAGCTACAATAGCATCCCTTATGAATACCACAGAGAGAAACCATCGGGGAGCAAGTTCATTGATATAAAAAGTTATCATAATGCTTAAAAGAAGAAGTTTGTCTGCCAGAGGATCAAGAAAAATTCCAAATTTTGATATTTGATTAAACTTTCTTGCAATAATTCCATCAAGGCTGTCTGTTAATCCTGCTACAATCACAATTTTCAATGCAAGAGAATAGTCTTTTGAGTTCATTGCTATGATAAAAAATGGAACAAGAAATATGCGTAGAGAAGTTAGTATGTTGGGAATTGTTATTATTTTTGCATTTGCCATCATAAATTATACTCTATGGAATATTATAAGGTTGAGTATATTTACCTTTAAGCAAGCTTTGTGCATATTTTTTTTCAAGAGCAAAATCATACTTTTGAGTTTCATTAAATGCCTCTGAAAAATATTTTATAGCAAAAAATTTTTTTCTGTTCAGATAATGAATAATTCCTCTATGAAGTTTACAATATATAAGACCTCTGGGGTCCTTACATTTTTTAAAATTTTTCTCAGAATTTTTAATATACTGCAAAGCTACCGCATATTTTTTTCTTAAAATATTTATCATTGCCATGCTCCATAAAGTGTATGATGAACTTACAATATCTCCGATCCCACTGTAGATATTTATTGCTTTTTTAAAATTTTTCTCAGCATTTTTGTAGTCTCCTATCATTCTATATGCATTGCCAATGCCACAAAAAGAGTATGCCATACCAAATCTATCTTTGATTTTGTTAAATATTTGATTTGCCATTCTGTAATATCTCATTGAATCTTCATAATTACCATAAACTCTTAAGCTTCCACCAAGACCACAGTAAACATATCCAAGACTCTGATTATTTTTGAGTTTTTTAAATAGTGTTAGAGATTTATAAAAGGATTGTAATGATTTTTTTATTCTCCCTCCAAATCTCCATATAGCTCCTTCAGCCCAAAATGTAAATGCTATGCCTTTTTTGTCTTTATTTCTTTCATAAATTTTTCTTGCTTGTCTAATAAGTTTTAAAGCATCTCTCCACTGACCCATTGCCTTTTTTGAAAGCGCGAGTCCTGTTAAAGCATCTGCCATAGCAATTTTATTGTTTAAGATGTCTGAAAGTTCTATTGATTCACTGTAATAAAGCTCAGCATTTCTAAAGTTTCCAAGAATTCTGTTTAAGTCTCCAATAACTATTAAACAATCAAGCCCCAGTTCAACATCATTATTTTTAACTGCTTTTTTATAAATTTTTTTCCACAATTTCAGGGATTCTTTAAAATAACCATTCATTCTTAATTGTTCTGCTTTTTTTATTATTTCTTTAGTTTCCATATAACTCTTTTCTCAGTTGTTTCATGAATTTTTTATAGTCTTTTTGCTTAAAAAATGCTGAACCCATAACCAAAATATCTGCTCCTGCTTGAACAATTTTTTTTGCATTTTCAAGTTTCACGCCTCCGTCTACTTCTATGACTGTTTGAAGTTTATTTGACAAAATCATTTTTTTAGCTCTATTAATTTTATCAAGTGTAGAAGGAATAAATTTTTGACCTCCGAACCCTGGATTAACAGACATAATTAAAATTAAGTCAATATCATGAATAATTTCTTCAATTGAACTGAGAGAAGTAGCAGGATTTAAAGACACACCAACTCTGATACCAGATTCTTTTATCTGCCATACTGTTCGGTGCAGATGTGGACAGGCTTCAACATGAACTGTAAGAATGTCTGCTCCTGCTTTAACAAAATCTTCAATATATTTTTCAGGCTGTATGATCATTAAATGAACATCCAATGGAAGCATCGTTGCTTTTTTTACTGCCTCCACTATTAGAGGACCGATTGTTATATTTGGAACAAAGCATCCATCCATAACATCAATGTGAATCATATCTGCACCTGCTTGTTCTGCGTGTTTAACCTCTTCTGCAAGCCTTCCAAAATCAGCAGAAAGTATTGATGGTGCTATAAGTGTCACTTCTCTTCCTCCTTTTCTCCAATGCTGACAATTAATTTTATAGCCTTCCCTCCTTGTTGCGGCTCAGGTGACTGGGCAATAACTATGTTGTCAGGATATTTGTTTGAATGGATTTTAATAACTTTTTCAATAGGAATACCTTTCTCATTTAAAATTTTTTCAGCTTCTTCATAAGAAACTCCTCTTACATCTGGAAAGACTGTGAATTTTAATCCTTTACTCATAATTACTCCAACTTCTCTACCTTTCTTAACTTTTGTTCCTGCTGGTAGAGACTGTCTTGAAACTGTTCCTGTAGGGATATCGGAATACTCTTCCCCGTCAATTCTTATATAAAGTCCTTTTTCTTTGAGTATCTGATTTGCTTGAACAATATCTTTTCCTCTTAAGTCAGGAACTTCTATTGTCCCACCCGAAACAAAAAGGGTTAAAGAAAGATATCCAGCTAAAAAGCCTGCAAATATTGCTCCTGCTATGTATAAAATTTTTTTCATTTAATTCTTAAAAGTTTACCCATGAAAAATCCATCCATTCCATCTATATGTGGATATGTCCGTAATTTTTTTATACTACTAAATTCATCGTGTTTCTGTAAAAAGCTTTCAATTACTTCTTCTCCTTCCTCAGGCTCAGTTGAACATACTGAGTATACAAGAATGCCATTTTTAACTAAAAATTGTGAAACATTTTCAAGCATGAGTTTTTGAGTTTTTGAAAGTCTTTTAATTTCTTGCTCGTTTACTCTATATCTTACATCAGGATTTCTTCTTATAACTCCTGTTGAAGAGCAAGGTGCATCAAGAATAATTCTATCAAATTTATGAGTATTGAAGCCTAAGGAATCTAAATGTTTTTTTAAACTTATCTGACAGATATCTGCCAATATTGGTTGTATTTCAACATCAGGTAAAAACTTTTTAACTCGTGCTATATTTTCCTGTAAATTTTCTAACCTTTTTTTATTATTTTCAATACAGATAATAGTTCCTTTTTTAATTAATGCTGCTGTAAGAAGCGTTTTACCACCAGGACTTGCACATGCATCAAGAATACATGCACCTTCAAAGGGTTCTAAAAGAAAACACACAAGCTGAGAAGCCTCATCTTGAACAATCCAGAAAAAAGGCGATTCCTTTAAAGTTTTTCTTATTTCATATCCCTGTCCTTCAATTATTAAACCAGAAGCAACATGTTTTGAAAAGCTGACTTTAAACCCTTTTTGTGTAAAATATTCTCCTATCATTTGCCTTTCTTCAGGTTTTACAGCAATTGTAATCGGAGGTTTTTCATTGTTTGCTTTAAGTAGTGCTTTAACTTCATTTAGTTGAAATCTTTTAAGCCATCTTGTAATAAGCCATTCTGGATGTGAGTATACAACAGAGAGATTTTTATTATCAGTCTGCATTTGTTCAGTTATACGAAATATTTCATCTGCTTGATATTTCCTTAAAAAGTTTCTCAGTATAGCATTCACAACATTGGGTTTACCATTGAAAGATTTTTCAACATTTACTGTTTCATTTGCTACTGCATATGCAGGAATATGCATAAAAACTAATTGATAAATTGCGCATCTTAGATTATTTATCGTGTACATAGAAAGTTTTTCTCTACTTTTATAAAAGTCTTCTAAAAGCCAGTCTATATAATAGAGATTTCTAAGAACACCATAAATAACTTCAAGCAGAAAAGCTCTATCAGCTTTATCAAACATTGAAAGGATGTTTTCTGTAAGGGCAAATTTTAAAGGTTTTTTTGTTCCTACTACATTGTTTAAGACTTCTACAGCTACTTTTCTTGGTGATTTATAAACCATTTAAGTGCGTCCTCAATTTTTTGTAAACTTACTGTGGTATCAATACATGGGCCGAAGGGTCTTTCATTTAAAATTCCAATAACAGGAATTGGATAAGTATCAACTATTCCACTTGAGAGGTCTCTTTCACAGGCAACTGCGATAATTGCATCAGGTCTGACTTCCTTTACTACTTTTCTCGCAATTGTCCCTCCTGTTGCAATAGCGATTGAGATATTGTAAGTCTCTGCAATTTCAATTAAATTTTTTATTTTGCAGTTTCCGCACCTGCGGCATTTAAAAACATCAAATGTGAGCCTTACATCGCATTTTGAGTTTTGAATGCAGTGAGGAAGCAAAAGAAGTATTTTTTTCACATTTGCATTATCACGCATAACAAGAAGATTATTAAGCTTTACAATATATGCTTGAAATTCTGGTTTTTTTGATTTTAAAAATGCTCCTGCAAGCATCAAAACAGGATATAGAATTTTAAGGATAAAGCCTCTAAGAAAATGAGTCCATGCCTTCATTTATTTTTCTTCCAGAGATAAATTCTTTTGCTGTCATTATTTTTTTTCCTTCTGGCTGAATAAGCAGAATTCTAAGTAACCCTTCTTGTGTTCCTACAATTAATTCATTTTTAGCTTTGATAATCAGACCTGGTGCTGCATTGCCTTCTAATACTTCTGTTTTAATTATTTTAACTCTTTCATCTTTTAAAAAACTGTATGCACATGGCCAAGGATATGTTCCTCTAACAAGATTAAAGATTTTCCTTGCAGAATTATTCCAGTTAATTTTTCCATCATCTTTTTTAAGTTGGGGTGCATAGGTTATCTCACCAGTTTGAGGTTTGGGCGTAATAATCCCCTTCCTCATTTTATCAATTGTCTCAATAATTAATTCTGCCCCAACTACAGAGAGCTTTTCAGAAAGAGTCTCTGCATTATCTTCATCATTTATAGAAATTTCTTTTTGTAAAAGAATGGGACCTGTGTCAAGTCCTTCATCAATAATCATTGTTGTTACACCTGTTATTTTTTCTCCATTTATTAATGCCCATTGAATCGGTGCTGCTCCTCTGTATTTTGGTAAAAGCGAAGCATGAAGATTTATACAACCGTGTTTCGGTATCTCAAGAATTTCTTTTGGAAGTATCTTACCATAAGCAACAACTATAGCAAACTCAGGATTTAGCGATTTTAATTTTTTTATAAAATTATCATCCTTCATTTTTTCTGGTTGACAGAGAGGTAATCCACATTGTAGTGCAACTTTTTTAATCTCAGGTGCCTGAAGATTTTTTCCTCTTCCTTTTGGTTTATCAGGTTGTGTTACAACAAGCAATATTTTTTCGCCCCTTGAAATCAAAGCTTTGAGCGAAGGAACTGCAAACTCTGGAGTGCCGAAAAAAATTATTCCAGATGACATAATATATTTTATTTCTTTGTTTTGAATTTTTTTCTGAAAAGCTCTCTTTTAAGTGGGCTTATTTTATCAATGAGAAGAATGCCGTCAAGATGGTCTATTTCATGCTGTAAGGCTCTTGCCAAAAGTCCTGTTGCTTCTATTTCTATTTCTTTGCCATTCCTATCCAATCCTTTTACAATAACTCTTTCTTTTCTTTTAAGTCTTGTTGTAAAGCCTGGCAAACTTAGGCATCCTTCTTCAGAAAGAATTTCTCCCTCTGAGTCTGTTATCTCAGGATTAATCAACACTATAAGGGATTGGTTCTGTTCTCTGGGAGATGTATCAACAACAATAAGTCTTTTTAAAACACCAACCTGCGGAGCAGCTAATCCAATGCCATTGGCATTATACATTGTTTCAATCATATTATCAATGAGTTTTTGTAAGTCACCATTTATCTCAGAGATAGTTTCCGCTTTTTTCTTTAATACTTCATCAGGATATTTTTTTATCTCAAGGATTGCCATAAAAAATTATAACTAAAATACACTGAATTTGAAAAATTTTTTTGGATTTTTTTTGATTTCTTCTATTAATTCTTTAAGTTCTTTTATGCTTTGTCTTAAATCATCCGCCACAGTTTTATCATTCATAAGAAGTTTAAGTGTGCCTTCAGATTTTTCAATTTCTTGTAAAAGATTATCAAGTTTTTGAGAACTCTTAAGTAAAGTTTCATACAAAGAAGGGTCATTTATCATTTTGCCAAGACTTCCCTGCTGTGAAGATATTTTGTTTGAAGTTTCTTCAAAGTTTTTTAAAGCATTTGAGAGTCTTTGATAAAATTCTTTATCCCTTGCAATCATTCCAATACTTCCAGTTCTTATTTCTTCTACTGTTTTCTTAAGGTCTGAAACTGCTGAGTTTAAATTATTGTAAAGTGAAGGATCAGTAAGTAATTTGGGAATGGTTCCTTCAGATTTATCCACTTTTGTTATCAATGAATCAATTCTCTGAATCAAGCCTTCAATTTTACTCATTGTAGAAGCTGCAACTCCTATAATTTCTCTTACTTCTGTTTGAGGTGAGCCATATAGACCTTTTGATGCATCAAAACTTTCCGGAGAATCACCAGGAAATATTTCAATATATTTGTCACCAAGCAGACCTATTGTCTGAACAGTTGCCTTTGCATCTGATTTTAAATAGTTTAAAACATCCTTATCTATTGAAACTTTTACTACTGTACCGTGTTCTTTACTGAGTTTTATTTCTTGGACTGCTCCAATGTCAACTCCTGCAACTCTCACAGGAGCTCCTTTACGCAGTCCTTTGACATCTGTTATGTAAATATTGAGCGAAGTTCTTTGTTTAAAAAGTCCCTGTATCCCGCCTGAAAAAACTATTACAAAAAATATAATGAGCAGTGTAACTGTTATAACAATTCCAACTTTTAAAGATGCCCATTTGAGTTGTTTTTTTCTGTCAAACATTATTTATCCTGTTTAAAACCTCTACGTACTTATTCACCATTTCTGCTAATTCTCTTTCAATTCTTTCATCTGGTTTCCCGATTGAAACAGGACCATAATGACCGAGTCTTGTAAACCCAAGACAAAGACATCCATGAATCAAAAATGCTTTTAAAATATCAAGACATACTGTTTCTCCTCCACCACCAATCATTCCAGTTGATGTAAAAGCTGCGACCAGTTTTCCTTCAATTTTTCTGTAGTATTTGACACTTTCATCAATAAATTTTTTAACCTCTGCTGCCATTGTTCCAAAATAGTTAGGTGAACCAATGATATATCCATCATACTCTGTGAGGCTATCAATTTTTACTTCATCAACTCTTTTTAAATCAACATTAATTCCTTTGTCCGCAAGCCCCTGAGCAATTATTTTTGCCATTTTCTCTGTATTTCCTGTTCTTGAATAATAAGTAACAAGAACTTTTTTCATAATTCACCTCCATAACATTTTTTTTCATTTTATCATAATATACATGAATTTGCCATTAGAAATAGATTGCTAATAGCAATCTAAAATAGCGATGCTCTATTGCCAAACCTTAGTGTGCTATAATTATGATTATGAAAATTGTTACATCTCATGAAATGGCAGAAATTGACAAATTGACAATAGATTATTATGGAATCCCTTCAACAGTTTTAATGGAAAGAGCTGCATTAAGCATAGTTAAGCATGTGCTCAAATTTAATCCAGAAAATTTGATTATCCTCGCAGGACCGGGAAACAATGGCGGTGATGGTATTGCCTGCGGAAGAATACTTAAAAACAAAGTTAAAAATATAAAAATTTTTCAGCTTTTTCCTGAAGAAAAGCTTTCAGAAGACTGTAAACTCCAGCTAAGTGTGGCTAAAAAATTCGGGATTCCAATAGTTGTAGGCTATCCAGACAATGATCAAATAGATAAAGCTGACCTTATTATTGATGCTATTTTTGGGACAGGACTTAAAAGAGAAATTGAAGGCAAAGTTGCTGAGTTTATTGAGATTCTTAATTCATTTAAAAAACTTACGGTAGCTGTTGATATTCCATCAGGAGTATCCTCTGATACAGGAGAAATTCTTGGAGCGGCTATCAAGGCAAATTTGACAGTAACATTTGGACTTCCTAAAAGAGGACATTTGCTTTATCCCGGCAAAGACTACACAGGTGAGTTATTTATTGAAGATATCGGGTTTCCAGAAGAATTAACAAATAATGAAAACTTAAAAATTTCGCTTATTGAAAGAGAGTTTGCCCTGTCACTTATGCCTCCAAGACCTAAGTATTCTCATAAAACAAGATATGGACATGTTTTTGTAATTGCAGGTTCTACAGGGAAAACAGGTGCTGCAATGATGACCGCAAAAGCTGCACTTAGAGCAGGTTCAGGACTTGTAACAATGGCTGTTCCTGCAGCGCTAAAAGTTGTTTTTCAGAGTAAAGTTCTTGAAGAGATGATACTTCCTCTTCCATGCACAATGAATACTCTTTCAAAGCAAGCTTTACCAGAAATTATGGATTTTGTAAAAGAAAAAGCAAATTCCATTGCTTTTGGTCCGGGTGTTGGAGTCAATGAAGATATTGAAATTATTTTAAGAGAACTTATTTTAAACTCTTCTTGTCCAATTGTAATTGATGCTGACGGACTTACAGTTCTTAGCAAAATTCTTAATGTTTTAAAAGATGCACATTCAGAGATTGTTCTTACACCTCATCCTGGAGAGTTAAGCAGACTTATAAACATCCCAGTGAAGGATATTGAAAAACAAAGAATTGATATTGCTCAGAAAGTAGCTCAAGAGTTGAATGTAATTATTGTTCTTAAGGGAGTTCCTACAGTAATTGCAGAACCTCAGGGTAGAGTATATTTAAATACAACAGGAAATCCTGGAATGGCAACAGGTGGTTCAGGAGATGTCCTTACAGGTATTATTGCTTCAC
The Thermodesulfovibrio yellowstonii DSM 11347 DNA segment above includes these coding regions:
- a CDS encoding DUF116 domain-containing protein; this encodes MKAWTHFLRGFILKILYPVLMLAGAFLKSKKPEFQAYIVKLNNLLVMRDNANVKKILLLLPHCIQNSKCDVRLTFDVFKCRRCGNCKIKNLIEIAETYNISIAIATGGTIARKVVKEVRPDAIIAVACERDLSSGIVDTYPIPVIGILNERPFGPCIDTTVSLQKIEDALKWFINHQEK
- the fmt gene encoding methionyl-tRNA formyltransferase, which produces MSSGIIFFGTPEFAVPSLKALISRGEKILLVVTQPDKPKGRGKNLQAPEIKKVALQCGLPLCQPEKMKDDNFIKKLKSLNPEFAIVVAYGKILPKEILEIPKHGCINLHASLLPKYRGAAPIQWALINGEKITGVTTMIIDEGLDTGPILLQKEISINDEDNAETLSEKLSVVGAELIIETIDKMRKGIITPKPQTGEITYAPQLKKDDGKINWNNSARKIFNLVRGTYPWPCAYSFLKDERVKIIKTEVLEGNAAPGLIIKAKNELIVGTQEGLLRILLIQPEGKKIMTAKEFISGRKINEGMDSFS
- the def gene encoding peptide deformylase: MAILEIKKYPDEVLKKKAETISEINGDLQKLIDNMIETMYNANGIGLAAPQVGVLKRLIVVDTSPREQNQSLIVLINPEITDSEGEILSEEGCLSLPGFTTRLKRKERVIVKGLDRNGKEIEIEATGLLARALQHEIDHLDGILLIDKISPLKRELFRKKFKTKK
- a CDS encoding MlaD family protein, with product MFDRKKQLKWASLKVGIVITVTLLIIFFVIVFSGGIQGLFKQRTSLNIYITDVKGLRKGAPVRVAGVDIGAVQEIKLSKEHGTVVKVSIDKDVLNYLKSDAKATVQTIGLLGDKYIEIFPGDSPESFDASKGLYGSPQTEVREIIGVAASTMSKIEGLIQRIDSLITKVDKSEGTIPKLLTDPSLYNNLNSAVSDLKKTVEEIRTGSIGMIARDKEFYQRLSNALKNFEETSNKISSQQGSLGKMINDPSLYETLLKSSQKLDNLLQEIEKSEGTLKLLMNDKTVADDLRQSIKELKELIEEIKKNPKKFFKFSVF
- a CDS encoding flavodoxin family protein, giving the protein MKKVLVTYYSRTGNTEKMAKIIAQGLADKGINVDLKRVDEVKIDSLTEYDGYIIGSPNYFGTMAAEVKKFIDESVKYYRKIEGKLVAAFTSTGMIGGGGETVCLDILKAFLIHGCLCLGFTRLGHYGPVSIGKPDERIERELAEMVNKYVEVLNRINNV
- a CDS encoding NAD(P)H-hydrate dehydratase, producing MKIVTSHEMAEIDKLTIDYYGIPSTVLMERAALSIVKHVLKFNPENLIILAGPGNNGGDGIACGRILKNKVKNIKIFQLFPEEKLSEDCKLQLSVAKKFGIPIVVGYPDNDQIDKADLIIDAIFGTGLKREIEGKVAEFIEILNSFKKLTVAVDIPSGVSSDTGEILGAAIKANLTVTFGLPKRGHLLYPGKDYTGELFIEDIGFPEELTNNENLKISLIEREFALSLMPPRPKYSHKTRYGHVFVIAGSTGKTGAAMMTAKAALRAGSGLVTMAVPAALKVVFQSKVLEEMILPLPCTMNTLSKQALPEIMDFVKEKANSIAFGPGVGVNEDIEIILRELILNSSCPIVIDADGLTVLSKILNVLKDAHSEIVLTPHPGELSRLINIPVKDIEKQRIDIAQKVAQELNVIIVLKGVPTVIAEPQGRVYLNTTGNPGMATGGSGDVLTGIIASLIGQGLSPLYASVFGVYIHGLSGDIASRRKGFHGLIAGDIIETLPEAFIELTDEIDSEP